The proteins below are encoded in one region of Triticum aestivum cultivar Chinese Spring chromosome 1B, IWGSC CS RefSeq v2.1, whole genome shotgun sequence:
- the LOC123128101 gene encoding SH2 domain-containing protein B isoform X2, translating to MAAPAEPGEIEGYLGLRDVRVELDLGKARGGGEGGAGAGGGFAVCFWLYLSGSARPSPVILHQITAGDGNKLPFLALSEGNKLLLFPLLRLHKQAPSSSNSSPWTDTTYISAVNECPLEHWIHVGCEVTENVMRLHIDGDLVAEAHLCSLSSQPDNQDDAYQVCLLGNNGKVDGYVYNIQVLSMIGTIQEQYAENPPSKLSIDYSCCDGIEEGDDGIWCIVGGKASCRRNFMLEVVLTNAFGEHMNKDTQIVASLVYADNGALVEKSRDDAEPPLLIACEGLEYPAESRPLPILRGRALFKLKISQLSSKCDNKLFRIYFSTLHTRKYPFLEASSKPIRCISRGRPSRPLSAAKRTSSATVDEIHLLNNGQGLDRDGKANACSLSQDQSSVACLHPSKFLKVEGDGTETHKMVSQSKQARKMVVEAQSVRTESTMSDSDSIDARSSWSGSDKDEAETLSDAMIFRYCLEGTYERSTFLKGAASSINVDDLITLANEVSLYSGCSHHRNQILISKQLLEEGAVTWSIISKNKERALWSSAVPEIMSNFMDIAHSTNRGLSEQDLEVLRGIAGCGDDLGRNEFDRLWYWLYPVAVSLSKDKINSLWGCTAPVWIEGLITTEEAENALRSSRELLKKPGTFVLRFPTTRSWPHPDAGSLVVTYVGSDNSIHHRLLSLDVSDARAGSLQDLLLQEPELLQLGRVDRLPTAMKY from the exons ATGGCGGCGCCGGCAGAACCCGGTGAAATCGAGGGCTACCTCGGCCTCCGCGACGTGCGGGTCGAGCTGGACCTGGGTAAGGCCCGAGGCGGGGGAGAAggaggcgcgggcgcgggcggaggatTCGCCGTCTGCTTCTGGCTCTACCTCTCCGGCTCCGCGAGGCCTTCCCCGGTTATCCTTCACCAG ATAACTGCAGGAGATGGCAATAAGTTGCCATTTCTTGCTTTAAGTGAAGGAAATAAGCTGCTTCTCTTCCCATTGCTGAGGTTGCACAAGCAAGCTCCTAGTTCCTCTAATTCCTCTCCATGGACTGATACGACCTATATATCGGCTGTAAATGAATGCCCTCTTGAGCACTGGATACACGTTGGATGCGAG GTTACTGAAAATGTTATGCGCCTTCACATTGATGGCGATCTAGTTGCCGAGGCTCATCTTTGTTCACTATCTAGCCAGCCAGACAATCAAGATGATGCATACCAAGTTTGCTTGCTTGGAAACAATGGCAAGGTCGATGGCTATGTGTACAATATCCAAGTGCTATCTATGATAGGAACCATACAGGAGCAGTACGCAGAG AATCCACCGTCTAAGCTATCTATTGACTACTCATGCTGCGACGGAATTGAGGAGGGCGATGATGGCATTTGGTGCATTGTCGGTGGGAAG GCTTCTTGTCGGAGGAACTTCATGTTGGAAGTAGTACTAACAAACGCTTTTGGTGAACATATGAACAAGGATACACAG ATTGTTGCTTCACTCGTCTATGCTGACAATGGAGCATTAGTCGAGAAATCAAGGGATGATGCAGAACCTCCCCTACTGATTGCTTGCGAAGGACTTGAATACCCAGCTGAAAGCAGGCCTCTTCCAATTCTTCGTGGGCGTGCACTATTTAAGCTCAAGATATCTCAG CTCTCTTCTAAATGTGACAATAAGCTGTTCCGCATTTATTTCTCAACACTTCACACGCGCAAATATCCTTTTCTGGAGGCATCTTCCAAGCCAATTCGCTGTATATCCCGAGGCCGCCCCAGCCGTCCATTGAGTGCTGCAAAGCGGACAAGTTCTGCAACAGTCGATGAAATTCACTTGCTTAACAATGGACAAGGGCTTGATCGTGATGGCAAAGCAAATGCTTGCTCACTGTCTCAGGATCAAAGTTCAGTGGCATGTTTGCATCCATCCAAGTTTCTCAAGGTAGAAGGCGATGGAACAGAGACTCACAAAATGGTATCCCAG AGTAAGCAGGCTAGAAAGATGGTAGTGGAAGCACAAAGTGTCAGAACTGAATCTACGATGTCAGACTCCGACAGCATTGATGCGAGAAGTTCTTGGAGTGGATCAGATAAGGATGAAGCTGAAACTCTTTCAGATGCTATGATCTTCAGATATTGTCTAGAAGGAACGTATGAGCGGTCAACATTTCTTAAAGGTGCAGCTTCTTCCATCAATGTGGACGATTTGATCACACTTGCAAATGAGGTCTCTTTGTATAGTGGATGCTCCCATCACAG AAACCAAATATTAATTTCAAAGCAATTGCTTGAAGAGGGTGCTGTAACTTGGAGCATAATCTCAAAGAACAAGGAGCGTGCTCTTTGGTCATCCGCAGTTCCTGAAATCATGTCAAATTTTATGGACATTGCCCATTCTACAAACAGAGGTTTGTCAGAGCAG GATCTGGAGGTTTTAAGAGGAATTGCTGGCTGTGGGGATGATCTTGGAAGGAACGAATTTGATAGGCTATGGTATTGGCTATACCCAGTGGCCGTTTCTCTGTCGAAAGATAAAATCAACAGCCTATGGGGTTGCACTGCACCTGTGTGGATAGAGGGATTGATTACAACAGAGGAAGCTGAGAATGCGCTAAGAAGCTCCAGGGAACTGCTCAAGAAGCCGGGAACATTCGTTCTCAGATTCCCTACCACACGAAGCTGGCCACATCCAGATGCTGGAAGCCTCGTTGTCACCTATGTTGGCTCCGATAACTCAATTCACCACAGACTTCTCTCCCTGGATGTCAG CGATGCTAGGGCTGGGAGTCTACAAGATTTGCTGCTGCAGGAGCCTGAACTACTCCAGTTAGGCAG GGTTGATCGCCTACCGACTGCCATGAAATATTAA
- the LOC123128101 gene encoding SH2 domain-containing protein B isoform X1, translated as MAAPAEPGEIEGYLGLRDVRVELDLGKARGGGEGGAGAGGGFAVCFWLYLSGSARPSPVILHQITAGDGNKLPFLALSEGNKLLLFPLLRLHKQAPSSSNSSPWTDTTYISAVNECPLEHWIHVGCEVTENVMRLHIDGDLVAEAHLCSLSSQPDNQDDAYQVCLLGNNGKVDGYVYNIQVLSMIGTIQEQYAENPPSKLSIDYSCCDGIEEGDDGIWCIVGGKASCRRNFMLEVVLTNAFGEHMNKDTQIVASLVYADNGALVEKSRDDAEPPLLIACEGLEYPAESRPLPILRGRALFKLKISQLSSKCDNKLFRIYFSTLHTRKYPFLEASSKPIRCISRGRPSRPLSAAKRTSSATVDEIHLLNNGQGLDRDGKANACSLSQDQSSVACLHPSKFLKVEGDGTETHKMVSQLMVCLQSKQARKMVVEAQSVRTESTMSDSDSIDARSSWSGSDKDEAETLSDAMIFRYCLEGTYERSTFLKGAASSINVDDLITLANEVSLYSGCSHHRNQILISKQLLEEGAVTWSIISKNKERALWSSAVPEIMSNFMDIAHSTNRGLSEQDLEVLRGIAGCGDDLGRNEFDRLWYWLYPVAVSLSKDKINSLWGCTAPVWIEGLITTEEAENALRSSRELLKKPGTFVLRFPTTRSWPHPDAGSLVVTYVGSDNSIHHRLLSLDVSDARAGSLQDLLLQEPELLQLGRVDRLPTAMKY; from the exons ATGGCGGCGCCGGCAGAACCCGGTGAAATCGAGGGCTACCTCGGCCTCCGCGACGTGCGGGTCGAGCTGGACCTGGGTAAGGCCCGAGGCGGGGGAGAAggaggcgcgggcgcgggcggaggatTCGCCGTCTGCTTCTGGCTCTACCTCTCCGGCTCCGCGAGGCCTTCCCCGGTTATCCTTCACCAG ATAACTGCAGGAGATGGCAATAAGTTGCCATTTCTTGCTTTAAGTGAAGGAAATAAGCTGCTTCTCTTCCCATTGCTGAGGTTGCACAAGCAAGCTCCTAGTTCCTCTAATTCCTCTCCATGGACTGATACGACCTATATATCGGCTGTAAATGAATGCCCTCTTGAGCACTGGATACACGTTGGATGCGAG GTTACTGAAAATGTTATGCGCCTTCACATTGATGGCGATCTAGTTGCCGAGGCTCATCTTTGTTCACTATCTAGCCAGCCAGACAATCAAGATGATGCATACCAAGTTTGCTTGCTTGGAAACAATGGCAAGGTCGATGGCTATGTGTACAATATCCAAGTGCTATCTATGATAGGAACCATACAGGAGCAGTACGCAGAG AATCCACCGTCTAAGCTATCTATTGACTACTCATGCTGCGACGGAATTGAGGAGGGCGATGATGGCATTTGGTGCATTGTCGGTGGGAAG GCTTCTTGTCGGAGGAACTTCATGTTGGAAGTAGTACTAACAAACGCTTTTGGTGAACATATGAACAAGGATACACAG ATTGTTGCTTCACTCGTCTATGCTGACAATGGAGCATTAGTCGAGAAATCAAGGGATGATGCAGAACCTCCCCTACTGATTGCTTGCGAAGGACTTGAATACCCAGCTGAAAGCAGGCCTCTTCCAATTCTTCGTGGGCGTGCACTATTTAAGCTCAAGATATCTCAG CTCTCTTCTAAATGTGACAATAAGCTGTTCCGCATTTATTTCTCAACACTTCACACGCGCAAATATCCTTTTCTGGAGGCATCTTCCAAGCCAATTCGCTGTATATCCCGAGGCCGCCCCAGCCGTCCATTGAGTGCTGCAAAGCGGACAAGTTCTGCAACAGTCGATGAAATTCACTTGCTTAACAATGGACAAGGGCTTGATCGTGATGGCAAAGCAAATGCTTGCTCACTGTCTCAGGATCAAAGTTCAGTGGCATGTTTGCATCCATCCAAGTTTCTCAAGGTAGAAGGCGATGGAACAGAGACTCACAAAATGGTATCCCAG TTAATGGTTTGTTTGCAGAGTAAGCAGGCTAGAAAGATGGTAGTGGAAGCACAAAGTGTCAGAACTGAATCTACGATGTCAGACTCCGACAGCATTGATGCGAGAAGTTCTTGGAGTGGATCAGATAAGGATGAAGCTGAAACTCTTTCAGATGCTATGATCTTCAGATATTGTCTAGAAGGAACGTATGAGCGGTCAACATTTCTTAAAGGTGCAGCTTCTTCCATCAATGTGGACGATTTGATCACACTTGCAAATGAGGTCTCTTTGTATAGTGGATGCTCCCATCACAG AAACCAAATATTAATTTCAAAGCAATTGCTTGAAGAGGGTGCTGTAACTTGGAGCATAATCTCAAAGAACAAGGAGCGTGCTCTTTGGTCATCCGCAGTTCCTGAAATCATGTCAAATTTTATGGACATTGCCCATTCTACAAACAGAGGTTTGTCAGAGCAG GATCTGGAGGTTTTAAGAGGAATTGCTGGCTGTGGGGATGATCTTGGAAGGAACGAATTTGATAGGCTATGGTATTGGCTATACCCAGTGGCCGTTTCTCTGTCGAAAGATAAAATCAACAGCCTATGGGGTTGCACTGCACCTGTGTGGATAGAGGGATTGATTACAACAGAGGAAGCTGAGAATGCGCTAAGAAGCTCCAGGGAACTGCTCAAGAAGCCGGGAACATTCGTTCTCAGATTCCCTACCACACGAAGCTGGCCACATCCAGATGCTGGAAGCCTCGTTGTCACCTATGTTGGCTCCGATAACTCAATTCACCACAGACTTCTCTCCCTGGATGTCAG CGATGCTAGGGCTGGGAGTCTACAAGATTTGCTGCTGCAGGAGCCTGAACTACTCCAGTTAGGCAG GGTTGATCGCCTACCGACTGCCATGAAATATTAA
- the LOC123128101 gene encoding SH2 domain-containing protein B isoform X3, translated as MAAPAEPGEIEGYLGLRDVRVELDLGKARGGGEGGAGAGGGFAVCFWLYLSGSARPSPVILHQITAGDGNKLPFLALSEGNKLLLFPLLRLHKQAPSSSNSSPWTDTTYISAVNECPLEHWIHVGCEVTENVMRLHIDGDLVAEAHLCSLSSQPDNQDDAYQVCLLGNNGKVDGYVYNIQVLSMIGTIQEQYAENPPSKLSIDYSCCDGIEEGDDGIWCIVGGKASCRRNFMLEVVLTNAFGEHMNKDTQIVASLVYADNGALVEKSRDDAEPPLLIACEGLEYPAESRPLPILRGRALFKLKISQLSSKCDNKLFRIYFSTLHTRKYPFLEASSKPIRCISRGRPSRPLSAAKRTSSATVDEIHLLNNGQGLDRDGKANACSLSQDQSSVACLHPSKFLKVEGDGTETHKMVSQARKMVVEAQSVRTESTMSDSDSIDARSSWSGSDKDEAETLSDAMIFRYCLEGTYERSTFLKGAASSINVDDLITLANEVSLYSGCSHHRNQILISKQLLEEGAVTWSIISKNKERALWSSAVPEIMSNFMDIAHSTNRGLSEQDLEVLRGIAGCGDDLGRNEFDRLWYWLYPVAVSLSKDKINSLWGCTAPVWIEGLITTEEAENALRSSRELLKKPGTFVLRFPTTRSWPHPDAGSLVVTYVGSDNSIHHRLLSLDVSDARAGSLQDLLLQEPELLQLGRVDRLPTAMKY; from the exons ATGGCGGCGCCGGCAGAACCCGGTGAAATCGAGGGCTACCTCGGCCTCCGCGACGTGCGGGTCGAGCTGGACCTGGGTAAGGCCCGAGGCGGGGGAGAAggaggcgcgggcgcgggcggaggatTCGCCGTCTGCTTCTGGCTCTACCTCTCCGGCTCCGCGAGGCCTTCCCCGGTTATCCTTCACCAG ATAACTGCAGGAGATGGCAATAAGTTGCCATTTCTTGCTTTAAGTGAAGGAAATAAGCTGCTTCTCTTCCCATTGCTGAGGTTGCACAAGCAAGCTCCTAGTTCCTCTAATTCCTCTCCATGGACTGATACGACCTATATATCGGCTGTAAATGAATGCCCTCTTGAGCACTGGATACACGTTGGATGCGAG GTTACTGAAAATGTTATGCGCCTTCACATTGATGGCGATCTAGTTGCCGAGGCTCATCTTTGTTCACTATCTAGCCAGCCAGACAATCAAGATGATGCATACCAAGTTTGCTTGCTTGGAAACAATGGCAAGGTCGATGGCTATGTGTACAATATCCAAGTGCTATCTATGATAGGAACCATACAGGAGCAGTACGCAGAG AATCCACCGTCTAAGCTATCTATTGACTACTCATGCTGCGACGGAATTGAGGAGGGCGATGATGGCATTTGGTGCATTGTCGGTGGGAAG GCTTCTTGTCGGAGGAACTTCATGTTGGAAGTAGTACTAACAAACGCTTTTGGTGAACATATGAACAAGGATACACAG ATTGTTGCTTCACTCGTCTATGCTGACAATGGAGCATTAGTCGAGAAATCAAGGGATGATGCAGAACCTCCCCTACTGATTGCTTGCGAAGGACTTGAATACCCAGCTGAAAGCAGGCCTCTTCCAATTCTTCGTGGGCGTGCACTATTTAAGCTCAAGATATCTCAG CTCTCTTCTAAATGTGACAATAAGCTGTTCCGCATTTATTTCTCAACACTTCACACGCGCAAATATCCTTTTCTGGAGGCATCTTCCAAGCCAATTCGCTGTATATCCCGAGGCCGCCCCAGCCGTCCATTGAGTGCTGCAAAGCGGACAAGTTCTGCAACAGTCGATGAAATTCACTTGCTTAACAATGGACAAGGGCTTGATCGTGATGGCAAAGCAAATGCTTGCTCACTGTCTCAGGATCAAAGTTCAGTGGCATGTTTGCATCCATCCAAGTTTCTCAAGGTAGAAGGCGATGGAACAGAGACTCACAAAATGGTATCCCAG GCTAGAAAGATGGTAGTGGAAGCACAAAGTGTCAGAACTGAATCTACGATGTCAGACTCCGACAGCATTGATGCGAGAAGTTCTTGGAGTGGATCAGATAAGGATGAAGCTGAAACTCTTTCAGATGCTATGATCTTCAGATATTGTCTAGAAGGAACGTATGAGCGGTCAACATTTCTTAAAGGTGCAGCTTCTTCCATCAATGTGGACGATTTGATCACACTTGCAAATGAGGTCTCTTTGTATAGTGGATGCTCCCATCACAG AAACCAAATATTAATTTCAAAGCAATTGCTTGAAGAGGGTGCTGTAACTTGGAGCATAATCTCAAAGAACAAGGAGCGTGCTCTTTGGTCATCCGCAGTTCCTGAAATCATGTCAAATTTTATGGACATTGCCCATTCTACAAACAGAGGTTTGTCAGAGCAG GATCTGGAGGTTTTAAGAGGAATTGCTGGCTGTGGGGATGATCTTGGAAGGAACGAATTTGATAGGCTATGGTATTGGCTATACCCAGTGGCCGTTTCTCTGTCGAAAGATAAAATCAACAGCCTATGGGGTTGCACTGCACCTGTGTGGATAGAGGGATTGATTACAACAGAGGAAGCTGAGAATGCGCTAAGAAGCTCCAGGGAACTGCTCAAGAAGCCGGGAACATTCGTTCTCAGATTCCCTACCACACGAAGCTGGCCACATCCAGATGCTGGAAGCCTCGTTGTCACCTATGTTGGCTCCGATAACTCAATTCACCACAGACTTCTCTCCCTGGATGTCAG CGATGCTAGGGCTGGGAGTCTACAAGATTTGCTGCTGCAGGAGCCTGAACTACTCCAGTTAGGCAG GGTTGATCGCCTACCGACTGCCATGAAATATTAA